A single Bosea sp. PAMC 26642 DNA region contains:
- a CDS encoding GntR family transcriptional regulator, with product MSLQFLSNPRSADDAPGALQSDVGLSLSEIAYRRLEEAIVTLSLRPGAALTEAQLIDLVGVGRTPVREALIRLAQHGLVAILPRKGVVVADINAIDIMAALDAREVLERLIAADAARRASPRERIAIVEGAREMRLAAEAGDANAYMRLDKAFDAAVAAAARSPYATRAVEPLQALIRRAWYHFERQDDLMPAAAHHVAFAQALATADPPAAMAASDALMAHLRSGLLATLARE from the coding sequence ATGAGCTTGCAGTTCCTGTCCAACCCACGCTCCGCCGATGACGCGCCTGGAGCATTGCAGTCCGATGTTGGGCTAAGCCTGTCCGAAATCGCCTATCGCCGCCTCGAAGAGGCGATCGTGACGCTGTCGCTAAGGCCGGGCGCCGCTTTGACGGAGGCGCAACTGATCGACCTCGTCGGCGTCGGTCGTACGCCGGTGCGCGAGGCGCTGATCCGGCTGGCCCAGCACGGTCTCGTCGCGATCTTGCCTCGCAAGGGCGTCGTGGTCGCCGACATCAATGCGATCGATATCATGGCGGCGCTCGATGCGCGCGAGGTGCTCGAGCGGCTGATCGCGGCGGATGCGGCCAGACGCGCCAGCCCGCGGGAGCGCATCGCGATCGTCGAAGGGGCACGCGAGATGCGGCTCGCGGCGGAAGCAGGCGACGCGAACGCCTATATGCGGCTCGACAAGGCGTTCGACGCCGCCGTCGCGGCTGCCGCCCGAAGTCCCTATGCGACGCGCGCGGTCGAGCCGTTGCAGGCGCTGATCCGGCGGGCCTGGTACCATTTCGAGCGGCAGGACGATCTCATGCCGGCCGCTGCCCATCATGTCGCCTTCGCCCAGGCGCTGGCGACCGCCGACCCCCCTGCCGCGATGGCAGCCAGCGACGCGCTGATGGCGCATCTGAGGAGCGG